AACCTGGGTCATACGCCGCTCACTGTACCAAATTACTCGTATATCTTCGACTTCGAAAAAAACTTCGATTTCTGGGATACTCAAATGTGGTTTAAGGACCAGTTTCCGAACTGTTTTTATTACTGTGGTATCTATGTCGCTCTAATTTTTGCTGGGAAACATTACATGTCAAATAGGCCAAAATACGAATTGAGAGGCATGCTTATTTTGTGGAGTGCACTGCTTGCAATATACTCCATTTTTGGGTTTCTTAGAATCATGCCGGGTATGTTTCATGTATTAAGGCATCATGGATTTTACCACAGCATCTGTATACCTAGGTAATATCAGTTTTATATTCTActtcttaaaatattttcaacagAATATGTAATAacttgaaaattatttattaattaaatatcatctatgaaatataaattatgtaaatataaattctcATATTTGAAAACATTatccaaataaaaattaaattttgaatatttattcaaagCATTATGCATGaaatgaatttataaaaaaagtTTTAAAGAATGTAACTTGCATTTATTAATTCATCATTCGATTGAATTTGTTTTCGTTATTAAATTCTCATACCAGAATGATGCAATTATTAGAGTTTGGTCGTATTTACATATGCAAAATGTAGCAAATTATGTAGGTGGGTCCAGACTTTAAGACAATGATAATTATATGTCATGAACACCACAGCGACATACTACTCTCTCGGTTTAGCGAAGATTGACACAAGAAAGTTGCCGCAAAATTGACCTAGACTTTGAAATTCATGCTCAAAaggacaaatattttttgcttggGTACTATTTTACTTGTCATGAGGATCAACTTTACAAAATAAGCATGGTCGCATTTTAATCGTTCATTTGGAGAATGATGATGTTCTACTTGTTCTTACTGACATTATTAACAATATGTTTATTTCACAGGTAGAAAGTAGTGTAATATTAATGAGAAAACAGGAATTTAAGGTAGCAACTTCGTGGTTTCACATTATTCTAAAATTACAGCGTGAAAAATGCCTTTCAAACGAGAGATGAATGGTGCAGAAGAGAGTACGACTTCATATCGTTATTTTGCTGGTAGTCACGTAAAGGCCACATGAAGATTAATTAcgtttctttaaaataaaatcaCATTTCTTTATGCATTAATCGATGCATTACAGGAGATATGCGTTACATTTGTCTCTTTGTTTGGAAagtgtagtttattaaaatatgtcTTGAACTAATCGTTTTTTGGCATGAGCAagttaatattttcatatagtatataacgtggtgtATCGACCAACGtataaagaaatttaattttataaaaaaaaaaaaacatatttgATCTTTATGTGTACTATACGTGTTCTACTGCAGAATACTAATAACACCAAATAGTACCCTATTCGACATCATGTAACTGCTGTATGAAGAGATTTTCTCATGCATtaagtaattttaaaataatgcGAGATCATAAAGTTGGCTTTCTTGTATTTATGATGCGCTATCTCACGTGCTAAGTAATAATAACTCCCTGTTTCCTTAATATCACGTTATTTACTTCTTCCCTAATTATAATATGAATGAAATGTAGACATAATGTAGCCAATGTAGTAGCCAATAGAACTTTATCATTTTTCAAGAGAACGGTTGATTTGCGACATTGGTACTTTTGCAAGGCTAGCATCTGTGATAAAAAAAATTGACTTTTGACCTCGACTTGTTTATGGTCAAAATCGAGGTCAGAACTGCGGTAACTTTTTTACGTCAACTACCATTAAACTGAGAATATAGAATCACGGTGTGGTGATCCTAACAGATAATTTTGACTCACCCTAAACAAAACAATTGATTGAGGCCTTTTTAGCAACTTATACAGTGCACACAAAAAGTTACGAAACTAATGTTATTAAAAATACAActtttaaaataaatgaaattttattattactcaacgtatatttcttccttttctataTAAATTTCAGATCGGTCATTCAACCGAAAATTTGGAAGGCATATATGTAGTCCctttttgaaattataatatattcagAGTAACTGTCACATTCGTCTGAAATGATTCTATATCGTCAAAATGCTATCCTTTCAGTATCACCTTCAGTTTTGCCATGATCGATTTTTAAGCAAAAAAGTTGTGGTACAGGAGAAACCATTCTCGTAATGGATATATGTTTTGCCtgactttttttctttctctttcttttttaaaggTGATCAAGTACTTCAATGTAAAATGATCTAGTTGTAGTCTGGCTGAGGGGagcggggggggggggtggtCACAAATTCACAATAAATCAATCCTCTTGAATCAAAAAATGCGATCGACATTATTTTCGCTTTTGACTTTGTAGCCCTCATTTACATCGGTCGCATATTTAGAATGCCCTTCAGTTGTATGATGGGCTGCCTGGGATTATTTTCCCGTTTCCTAAGTTGATGATGCCACGGAAAGGGTAGCGTTTGGATACTGTAGAAACAATTCTGAAAAATGTGACAAGAAAGGGATGTATGTTGAATAATAGATAATAAAACTTCATTTACTTTAAAAActgttttttttaataatattagtcCGAAACTTTTTATATGTAAATGCATACAGAATTTAATTTTATGCTAAAAGTATCTGTATATGCCCAATTCGCCATGCGATAGCATACGTATCTAACAAGGGATTCGTAATATATTTGACACATATTTTCTTTACACGGGAAAATCCATGTCGAAGGAGCAAAAATATCTTACAAAATTGAGATTGAAAACATATTTCACGGAATATTCCAGAAATTATTACGTTTAGAAGGATAGTTTAAACGTAAGAATTGTCTTCAAGCAAGGAAATCAGTTAAACAGTTTTAAtctgtaatttaattttatctgTAAATTTTCTTTAATACTGGAAATTCGCGtctttttgttaatttttattgCAAAATATTGTTCGATGCTCTGGAAAATTGAGGAACTTTaaagaaatgtataaaatatgcaTGAAATAAATACAGCCACTTCCAACACAAAAGTAAATTGTTTGTAATATGAAAAATACGCAACATCAGACAGATATTAAGAAACATACTATGTAACTTCAATTTATATATCATgttcataacatataacgatatttccaaaatattatatcataatagaaatGTAATTATATTCTTTCCAGCCATCTTACTCAAGATCCAGTTTTCGGTTTTTGGTCGTGGACCTTTGCCCTATCGAAGCTGGTAGAATTTGGCGACACAGCCTTCATTGTATTACGAAAGCAACCATTGATTTTTCTACATTGGTACCATCACGTAACAGTCCTTCTTTATACATGGTTCTCTTATGCAGAGGCCACAGGAAATGGCAAGTGGTTTGGCTTGGTAAACTCTTTCGTTCATGCCTGGATGTACTCCTATTATGCTCTGAAAGCAATGCGATTCAATATACCAAAATGGGTCGCCATGTTTGTTACTACGCTACAGCTATCACAAATGGTTGTGGGTTGCATTTTAACTGCATCAGCTTACTACTATGTACACAGTGCCCAAGTTGAATGTCACGTTACACCTTTGAACATCAAACTTGCTATGTTGATGTACCTCagctatttcattttatttgccAGATTCTTCCAGCAGGCTTATTTATCTAACAAACACATAAACAAAATTGGAAAGAAGGATTAGCCTAATAAATCTGCAAGTTATAATAAGCTGAAGTTTATGTAGAGCAGgtgaacaattttttaaatcttttttaCGGATGATTTTCAGTGACATGTCTTAAGAAAAACTTTATCAAAATCTCATGTGATGGATATGGACGTCAAGAAATAATTTGATGAATATAGTTTTCTCAAGCTTTTGTGAAGACAAAGTTGTAAAAATTGATTGTGAAagaatgaaaatggaaaaatagaATTAAAGTAAATCTCGCACACTAAATCaggaataaatttttaatatcttaacGATATTATCGTTAACTATAGTACGAATGAATTAATAAAACTCGCCCTGGAAACACACATATCCCTAGTTTCTTTACTTATGAAACGATTTCCAAAGAAATTTTTTGGTCTCTTTTATTTGTAATGTTTCCTTCCGATAACGTGACAAAACCTTACTGGAACAAGAACGGAAGCgatataatatttgaaaatgtaaTGTGTAAATATTCGGGTAATATTAACGTATCTAATATTGAATAGTTTaatagtaaaaaaatatattaaacacaGATTCGCCGGCAAACCTgatatacttttataataatGAATTATAGGGTTGACATATTTATTGTCATACGTATAAAACTATGAAACTATATGTcgaagatgaaagaacaccggaaccgtccctttggaattttgggaaaatcctgtaacattgtaatctagattctatcatagctgtaattaaacaattgtagtcattcagtccgattgtaattattcgaaacttgtgatagtgagcttgggctcgaggtgacaaccagtcgccgaacgtagccgcggtcaagggatgaacgttttgccTAACAAAgacatggagtaattctatagctcttcttaaaagaaatagttgtagcggcacgcgacagtaaacattccaacggtttctgtctcgtggctcgccacacgcagactctatccttcgggtaagatgattgtcAGACGtcaacgcatctccacagtatatgtttagctagcctgagtaCCCGTTATAGATCTTAAGTTTCAGTTATCTAAATTCCATCAAACAGACAAGCCTTTGACGagtctttgtcccaactaagggaagataggagaaatctatttttccacgaacaacgcttcccgctagcaactatCCTTCAATGGCGGCTCAATCCTTCtttaaccaccaacatggaaattgaccaattaacaacaATGTCAATTTTCCttactttccgaacgaaggctttccttGACGAAGGAGGACTTGGACTTTGGAAGAAAGCGCATTtggttatcccgttgaccgcggattcgttattgaatcTAGGATCATTGttattagcttctcgagtatctaattatcgcgatttcttgtcaaattctgtaataatcatatttgcactagtaaatatctcctctattgcataacgacaacgtctaatccaaatgaggATTCGTTTAATGCTCCTAACCCTAAccctaatcttaacgccaacccgacatcagaagtgggatcagtgccggttataacagtgctagagcttatgaccatcgtgcgcgagttaattcagtcgctagtgcaaaaatcgggtgtgaaacctaacaatttttcgttACCAcattttaacccttaaaatcgcgtgctccgacccCGCTGCATGGGACGCAGCTGTCAATCCGATTATGGAGGGAAATCCTTTACAAAGCAGTGCCCTAaaaggaaactataatttcaataataagcgtcgagtcgacttctacgtagtAGAAGCGTCAACTGGTAGATTAAGTCATCctggtgagtcgtttccattttactccgattctgGAGCGGAGTGTCCACTAATTACAGAATCTGTagcctcgagattttctggcaaaagaacgATTGACATAGTAGTAAAGCGAGGAGTAGaaaatacctgtattaaacgtACACCTTTCATTTTGTCCATTGTGTGTATGATGATTGTGTGTGTAATGATTTTTACATTGGAGATAATTTTTCATGCCCTTgctagttatttaaaatatgatatcgcgattagtcgTGAAATTTTAAGTCAAGGTTTTTAcgtaacagtaacgtcaatttccctcaccctccgaacgaagacttttttctacgaatccgatgatctcggaTAAAAAAAAAGTGACAAAAAGTGAAAAATAGTGAAAAATAGTGCTCGTATTACTCTCGctataaacaaaaataaaaacaaataaaaaaatagaagaCAAAGATAATGAAATCGAAATCAAGGAGGCGGAACCCGCCATAAACCCAACAAAACGAgggattaaaagaaaaatatcaaatCAAAAGATAACCAAAGACAGTAACAGCAGCATAAGACTTTCCGCACAAAAAACGCGGAAACTCAACCCTCCACCAAACCTGGTAAACAGGAACAAAAAAACATATAATAACCAAGAAAGCATAACCCAAGAAGAAAACGATACACAAGAAGCGTACTGCGAAAAAAACGAAAACATGAAGCAAACAAGAAGCTGTCCGCCAACGGCAATACCaacaaaaaataaatttgaagtcCTGCAAGCATAAGAATCCAGTTTATCTCAACTGCAGGACCATCCAAAATCAATATTAACGAAAAAAACAGAAATTCAAAATACGATTGTGGAAAGCattaaaaaaagaatgaaatattaCGAAACAAAGCAAACAGgcagtgtattttcgagctatcgcggggagacgcggtcgttagaatacgcgtcaacgggagtcgtaaattcccgttacgattagaataatcgacaccacgaatagttcgatccccgtatttcggttaggataataggggtagttgttgtggtataacactgtgattcacagagttataaaaaaaatatatttccaagactt
This genomic stretch from Bombus affinis isolate iyBomAffi1 chromosome 16, iyBomAffi1.2, whole genome shotgun sequence harbors:
- the LOC126925660 gene encoding elongation of very long chain fatty acids protein 6-like, which codes for MNNLGHTPLTVPNYSYIFDFEKNFDFWDTQMWFKDQFPNCFYYCGIYVALIFAGKHYMSNRPKYELRGMLILWSALLAIYSIFGFLRIMPGMFHVLRHHGFYHSICIPSHLTQDPVFGFWSWTFALSKLVEFGDTAFIVLRKQPLIFLHWYHHVTVLLYTWFSYAEATGNGKWFGLVNSFVHAWMYSYYALKAMRFNIPKWVAMFVTTLQLSQMVVGCILTASAYYYVHSAQVECHVTPLNIKLAMLMYLSYFILFARFFQQAYLSNKHINKIGKKD